From Streptomyces sp. TLI_235, a single genomic window includes:
- a CDS encoding NitT/TauT family transport system permease protein → MSTDVRPSAPPVLTKSRPPAATAPAAVPRPAEAVRRPSRLPGLLLTGLTKTVAIAVLLAVWEAAPRLELVDPTFLPPFSQVVDAWFGLLDSGQLATNTQASLTRSLSGFGLSVAVGVPLGLLIGWYRPIANLLSPLLELFRNTAALALLPVFVLILGIGETSKISIVLYACIWPVLLNTISAVRTVDPTLLRLARSLNLSPFRLFQKVILPASVPTVFTGIRLAGAVSILVLVAAEMVGAKAGLGYLINASQFNFAIPQMYAGIVTISVIGVLFNQLLVALERRFTRWRAAVGN, encoded by the coding sequence ATGAGCACCGACGTCCGCCCGTCCGCCCCGCCCGTCCTCACCAAGTCCAGGCCGCCGGCCGCCACGGCGCCGGCCGCCGTACCCCGACCGGCCGAGGCCGTGCGCCGCCCCTCGCGGCTTCCCGGCCTGCTGCTGACCGGGCTCACCAAGACCGTCGCGATCGCCGTACTGCTGGCGGTCTGGGAGGCCGCGCCGCGGCTCGAACTCGTCGACCCGACCTTCCTCCCGCCGTTCAGCCAGGTCGTCGACGCCTGGTTCGGCCTGCTGGACAGCGGCCAGCTCGCCACCAACACCCAGGCCAGCCTGACCCGTTCGCTCAGCGGCTTCGGCCTCTCGGTGGCGGTCGGGGTGCCGCTCGGCCTGCTGATCGGCTGGTACCGGCCGATCGCCAACCTGCTCAGCCCGCTGCTCGAACTCTTCCGCAACACCGCCGCGTTGGCGCTGCTGCCGGTGTTCGTGCTGATCCTCGGCATCGGGGAGACGTCCAAGATCTCCATCGTGCTGTACGCGTGCATCTGGCCCGTGCTGCTGAACACCATCAGCGCCGTCCGCACGGTCGACCCGACCCTGCTGCGGCTCGCCCGCTCACTGAACCTCTCGCCGTTCCGGCTCTTCCAGAAGGTGATCCTGCCGGCCTCCGTGCCGACCGTGTTCACCGGGATCCGGCTGGCCGGCGCGGTCTCCATCCTCGTCCTGGTCGCCGCCGAGATGGTCGGCGCCAAGGCCGGACTCGGCTACCTGATCAACGCCTCGCAGTTCAACTTCGCCATCCCGCAGATGTACGCGGGCATCGTCACCATCTCCGTGATCGGCGTGCTCTTCAACCAGCTGCTGGTCGCCCTGGAACGCCGCTTCACCCGCTGGCGCGCCGCGGTGGGGAACTGA
- a CDS encoding NitT/TauT family transport system ATP-binding protein: MSADISFRSVSKVFKVRGGGDFTAVDRVDLDIAAGEFAVLVGPSGCGKSTLLDLLGGLTRPSSGEILLNGSPVTGPGPDRSTVFQQYALLPWRTAQGNVEFGLESIGVPRRQRAARAKEYLALVGLTGFEDRHPHELSGGMKQRVAIARSLAYDPEVLLMDEPFAALDAQTRESLQDELRRIWQQTGKTVVFITHGIEEAVYLGGRVAVLTSRPGRVKQVVPIDLGDRGAARDLRSSPEFARYRHEIWSLLHDEVSRAQQLEREVSAA, encoded by the coding sequence ATGAGCGCCGACATCTCCTTCCGTTCCGTCAGCAAGGTGTTCAAGGTCCGCGGCGGAGGCGACTTCACCGCCGTGGACCGGGTGGACCTCGACATCGCCGCCGGTGAGTTCGCCGTGCTGGTCGGGCCGAGCGGCTGCGGCAAGTCCACCCTGCTCGACCTGCTGGGCGGGCTCACCCGGCCGAGCTCCGGCGAGATCCTGCTGAACGGCAGCCCGGTGACCGGGCCGGGGCCGGACCGCTCCACGGTGTTCCAGCAGTACGCGCTGCTGCCGTGGCGAACCGCCCAGGGCAACGTCGAGTTCGGCCTGGAGTCGATCGGCGTGCCGAGACGCCAACGCGCCGCCCGCGCCAAGGAGTACCTCGCCCTGGTCGGCCTCACCGGCTTCGAGGACCGGCACCCGCACGAGCTGTCCGGCGGTATGAAGCAGCGGGTGGCGATCGCCCGCAGTCTCGCCTACGACCCCGAAGTGCTGCTGATGGACGAGCCGTTCGCCGCACTCGACGCGCAGACCCGCGAGTCGCTGCAGGACGAGCTGCGGCGGATCTGGCAGCAGACCGGCAAGACGGTCGTGTTCATCACCCACGGCATCGAGGAGGCGGTCTACCTCGGCGGGCGGGTGGCCGTGCTCACCTCCCGCCCGGGCCGGGTCAAGCAGGTCGTCCCGATCGACCTCGGTGACCGCGGTGCCGCCCGAGACCTGCGCTCCAGCCCGGAGTTCGCCCGCTACCGGCACGAGATCTGGAGCCTGCTGCACGACGAGGTCAGCCGCGCCCAGCAGTTGGAGAGAGAGGTCAGCGCCGCATGA